A part of Streptomyces sp. NBC_00557 genomic DNA contains:
- the mrdA gene encoding penicillin-binding protein 2, whose amino-acid sequence MTNIPETGRTPRVQIRLVVIQILVLSLLGTLGGRLWYLQIREGAQYQKEASGNHVQQVVDPAVRGDILDARGVPLADNETRLVVSASRTDLLKQKDDGKAVLTKLAGVLGMKPADVIQKVRLCDAKTPKPCWNGSPYQPIPITDEATPKQALQIRERAEDFPGITAEPEAVRRYPGPGGSNTAQVLGYLSPVTDAEIEKAKNTDSPYLRSDMVGRSGLEREYDKELRGKAGVTRYEVDNLGRVIGKARSDAAEPGANLVTSIDSRVQRVAEYELDKAMKAARQQFDKITGENYKADSGAVVVMEAKTGRVVAMASAPTYDPNVWVGGISAKDYKALTGKDSDYPLLNRAIQGQAAPGSTFKVVSTAAAVNAGYPWDGGYPCTSSYSVGGQVFKNFEGENFGDISLGRALEVSCDTVFYGLADKEWKKDGGINPKKGQPKDWFFRTAHQFGLGKETGIDLPNEVTGRVPDRQWKLDYWKANKDAWCKTGKKDGSYVQKIAYENCLEGNKMREGDEINYSIGQGDTLVTPIQEAMIYSAVANGGTEYAPTIGKAIISPDGKTVQQIKPKVARKLPVSQATLKGMNDAFAGVITRGTAAWKFNGWPQDKIPLHGKTGTAEVYGKQTTSWLATYSKDYTVIMTIAQAGTGSGASGEAVRNIYSALYGVQGDGSIDKKKALLPEPQKGLPKVRPDGTIASPKITGDPAKDAEASQQDNPSNGTDQQQPATTPSPTAGNRNTRRAGARRRRGSRRMPS is encoded by the coding sequence GTGACCAACATCCCCGAGACCGGCCGGACCCCACGGGTCCAGATCCGGCTCGTCGTGATCCAGATCCTCGTCCTCTCCCTCCTCGGCACGCTCGGCGGCCGGCTGTGGTACCTGCAGATCCGCGAGGGCGCCCAGTACCAGAAGGAGGCGTCCGGCAACCACGTCCAGCAGGTCGTCGACCCGGCCGTGCGCGGCGACATCCTCGACGCCCGCGGCGTACCCCTCGCGGACAACGAGACCCGCCTGGTCGTCTCCGCCTCCCGCACCGACCTGCTCAAGCAGAAGGACGACGGCAAGGCCGTCCTCACCAAGCTGGCCGGCGTCCTCGGCATGAAGCCCGCGGACGTCATCCAGAAGGTCCGGCTGTGCGACGCCAAGACCCCCAAGCCGTGCTGGAACGGCTCGCCGTACCAGCCGATCCCGATCACCGACGAGGCGACGCCCAAGCAGGCCCTGCAGATCCGTGAGCGCGCCGAGGACTTCCCCGGCATCACCGCCGAGCCCGAGGCCGTGCGCCGCTACCCGGGCCCCGGCGGCTCCAACACCGCCCAGGTGCTCGGCTATCTCTCGCCCGTCACCGACGCCGAGATCGAGAAGGCCAAGAACACCGACTCGCCCTACCTGCGCTCCGACATGGTCGGCCGCTCCGGCCTGGAGCGGGAGTACGACAAGGAGCTGCGCGGCAAGGCCGGCGTCACCCGCTACGAGGTGGACAACCTCGGCCGGGTCATCGGCAAGGCCAGGTCCGACGCCGCCGAGCCCGGCGCGAACCTGGTCACCAGCATCGACTCCCGGGTCCAGCGCGTCGCCGAGTACGAACTGGACAAGGCGATGAAGGCCGCCCGCCAGCAGTTCGACAAGATCACCGGCGAGAACTACAAGGCCGACTCCGGCGCCGTCGTGGTCATGGAGGCCAAGACCGGCCGCGTCGTCGCCATGGCCTCCGCCCCCACCTACGACCCGAACGTGTGGGTGGGCGGCATCTCCGCCAAGGACTACAAGGCCCTCACCGGCAAGGACTCCGACTACCCGCTGCTCAACCGGGCCATCCAGGGCCAGGCGGCCCCCGGTTCGACGTTCAAGGTGGTCTCCACCGCCGCCGCGGTCAACGCCGGCTACCCCTGGGACGGCGGCTACCCCTGCACCAGCTCCTACTCGGTCGGCGGCCAGGTCTTCAAGAACTTCGAGGGCGAGAACTTCGGCGACATCTCCCTGGGCCGCGCCCTGGAGGTCTCCTGCGACACCGTCTTCTACGGCCTCGCCGACAAGGAGTGGAAGAAGGACGGCGGCATCAACCCGAAGAAGGGCCAGCCCAAGGACTGGTTCTTCAGGACCGCCCACCAGTTCGGCCTCGGCAAGGAGACCGGCATCGACCTGCCCAACGAGGTCACCGGCCGGGTCCCCGACCGCCAGTGGAAGCTCGACTACTGGAAGGCCAACAAGGACGCCTGGTGCAAGACCGGCAAGAAGGACGGCTCCTACGTCCAGAAGATCGCCTACGAGAACTGCCTCGAAGGCAACAAGATGCGCGAGGGTGACGAGATCAACTACTCCATCGGCCAGGGCGACACCCTCGTCACGCCGATACAGGAGGCGATGATCTACAGCGCCGTCGCCAACGGCGGCACCGAGTACGCCCCGACCATCGGCAAGGCGATCATCAGCCCCGACGGCAAGACCGTCCAGCAGATCAAGCCGAAGGTGGCGCGCAAACTGCCCGTCAGCCAGGCCACCCTCAAGGGCATGAACGACGCCTTCGCGGGCGTCATCACCCGCGGTACGGCGGCGTGGAAGTTCAACGGCTGGCCGCAGGACAAGATCCCGCTGCACGGCAAGACGGGTACGGCGGAGGTCTACGGCAAGCAGACCACGTCCTGGCTGGCCACCTACTCCAAGGACTACACGGTGATCATGACGATCGCCCAGGCCGGTACGGGTTCCGGCGCCTCCGGTGAGGCCGTGCGCAACATCTACAGCGCGCTCTACGGCGTCCAGGGCGACGGCTCCATCGACAAGAAGAAGGCGCTCCTGCCCGAGCCGCAGAAGGGCCTGCCCAAGGTCCGCCCGGACGGCACGATCGCCTCCCCGAAGATCACCGGCGACCCGGCGAAGGACGCCGAGGCCTCCCAGCAGGACAACCCCAGCAACGGCACCGACCAGCAGCAGCCCGCCACCACCCCCTCGCCCACCGCCGGAAACCGCAACACCCGCAGGGCGGGCGCCCGCCGCAGGAGGGGAAGCCGGAGGATGCCCTCATGA
- the folC gene encoding bifunctional tetrahydrofolate synthase/dihydrofolate synthase produces MSDPNGTDQPDPLDSFDEIIAEETTRDPDLAVIEAGSRTLRTQGGPPQADVPARPEDPEVDKALREVEAELATRWGETKLEPSVSRISALMDVLGEPQRSYPSIHITGTNGKTSTARMIEALLGAFELRTGRYTSPHVQSITERISLDGGPISAERFIETYDDIKPYVEMVDGQQEYRLSFFEVLTGMAYAAFADAPVDVAVVEVGMGGSWDATNVIDGDVAVITPIDLDHTDRLGETTAEIAGEKSGIIKQDATVILAQQPVEAAQVLLKKAVEVDATVAREGLEFGVVARQVAVGGQLLTLRGLGGEYPEVYLPLHGAHQAHNAAVALAAVEAFFGVGAQRAEPLDIDTVRKAFAAVSSPGRLEVVRRSPTVVLDAAHNPAGARVTAEAVQEAFDFSRLIGVVGASGDKNVRGLLEAFEPIFAEVVVTQNSSHRAMDADELAAIAVEVFGEERVQVEPRLPDALEAAITLAEEEGEFAGGGVLVTGSVITVGEARLLLGKG; encoded by the coding sequence GTGAGCGACCCGAACGGCACCGACCAGCCCGACCCCCTCGACAGCTTCGACGAGATCATCGCCGAGGAGACCACCCGTGACCCCGACCTCGCGGTGATCGAGGCCGGCAGCCGCACCCTGCGCACCCAGGGGGGCCCGCCGCAGGCCGACGTACCCGCCCGGCCCGAGGACCCCGAGGTCGACAAGGCCCTGCGCGAGGTCGAGGCCGAGCTGGCCACCCGCTGGGGCGAGACCAAGCTGGAGCCGTCGGTCAGCCGCATCTCCGCGCTGATGGACGTCCTGGGCGAGCCCCAGCGCTCCTACCCCTCGATCCACATCACGGGCACCAACGGCAAGACCTCCACCGCCCGCATGATCGAGGCCCTGCTCGGCGCCTTCGAGCTGCGCACCGGCCGCTACACCAGCCCCCACGTGCAGTCGATCACCGAGCGGATCAGCCTGGACGGCGGCCCGATCTCCGCCGAGCGCTTCATCGAGACGTACGACGACATCAAGCCGTACGTGGAGATGGTGGACGGACAGCAGGAGTACCGGCTGTCGTTCTTCGAGGTCCTCACCGGCATGGCGTACGCGGCCTTCGCGGACGCGCCGGTCGACGTGGCCGTCGTCGAGGTCGGCATGGGCGGCTCCTGGGACGCCACCAACGTGATCGACGGAGATGTCGCGGTGATCACCCCGATCGACCTCGACCACACCGACCGCCTCGGCGAGACGACCGCGGAGATCGCCGGCGAGAAGAGCGGCATCATCAAGCAGGACGCGACCGTCATCCTGGCGCAGCAGCCGGTGGAGGCGGCGCAGGTGCTGCTGAAGAAGGCCGTGGAGGTGGACGCCACCGTGGCCCGCGAGGGCCTGGAGTTCGGCGTCGTCGCCCGGCAGGTCGCCGTCGGCGGGCAGCTGCTCACGCTGCGCGGACTCGGCGGCGAGTACCCCGAGGTGTACCTCCCGCTGCACGGCGCCCACCAGGCGCACAACGCGGCCGTCGCCCTCGCCGCCGTCGAGGCGTTCTTCGGGGTCGGCGCCCAGCGCGCCGAGCCGCTGGACATCGACACCGTCCGCAAGGCCTTCGCGGCCGTCTCCTCGCCGGGCCGCCTGGAGGTCGTACGGCGCTCTCCGACCGTCGTGCTGGACGCCGCGCACAACCCGGCGGGGGCGCGGGTGACGGCGGAGGCGGTGCAGGAGGCGTTCGACTTCAGCCGGCTGATCGGCGTGGTCGGCGCGAGCGGCGACAAGAACGTGCGGGGCCTGCTGGAGGCCTTCGAGCCGATCTTCGCCGAGGTCGTCGTCACGCAGAACTCCAGCCACCGGGCCATGGACGCGGACGAGCTGGCCGCGATCGCCGTGGAGGTGTTCGGCGAGGAGCGGGTGCAGGTCGAGCCGCGGCTGCCGGACGCCCTGGAGGCCGCGATCACGCTGGCCGAGGAGGAGGGCGAGTTCGCGGGCGGCGGCGTGCTGGTCACCGGTTCCGTCATCACGGTGGGCGAGGCCCGCCTGCTCCTGGGGAAGGGCTGA
- the mreD gene encoding rod shape-determining protein MreD encodes MRLNRILLSSALVVVALVIQVSVLARLHLPGAVPDLLLLTVLGLAMVYGHVGGALVGFGAGLLADLAPPADHAAGRYALVLCVIGYFAGLIKPDNGRLKSASGPMAVVVAAAIGSTLLYAGVGALVGDTAARHVGLPGLLFSAALYDLLLAPFVVPGIMWLARRADNDPLTETGPAAKAGDISTGWLSSGTGLRIGGQRGGLGSLRAKARTRSARVGRIKGVKRL; translated from the coding sequence ATGCGCCTCAACCGGATCCTGCTCTCCAGCGCGCTGGTCGTCGTGGCCCTGGTGATCCAGGTGAGCGTCCTCGCTCGCCTGCATCTGCCGGGCGCCGTCCCCGACCTGCTGCTGCTCACCGTCCTCGGCCTCGCGATGGTGTACGGCCATGTCGGCGGCGCCCTCGTCGGCTTCGGCGCCGGCCTGCTCGCCGACCTCGCGCCGCCCGCCGACCACGCGGCCGGCCGCTACGCCCTCGTGCTGTGCGTCATCGGCTACTTCGCCGGGCTCATCAAACCGGACAACGGCCGCCTGAAGTCGGCGAGCGGCCCGATGGCCGTCGTGGTCGCCGCCGCGATCGGCTCCACGCTGCTGTACGCGGGCGTCGGCGCGCTGGTCGGGGACACCGCCGCCCGCCATGTCGGCCTGCCCGGGCTGCTGTTCTCGGCGGCCCTGTACGACCTGCTGCTCGCCCCGTTCGTGGTCCCCGGCATCATGTGGCTGGCCCGCCGCGCGGACAACGACCCGCTGACCGAGACCGGGCCCGCCGCCAAGGCCGGCGACATCTCCACCGGCTGGCTCTCCTCCGGCACCGGCCTGCGCATCGGCGGCCAGCGCGGCGGCCTCGGCTCGCTCAGGGCCAAGGCCCGCACCCGCTCCGCGCGGGTCGGCCGCATCAAGGGGGTCAAGCGGCTGTGA
- the ndk gene encoding nucleoside-diphosphate kinase, producing the protein MSQRTLVLLKPDAVRRGLTGEIISRIERKAGWRITALELRTLDRATLEQHYAEHVGKPFYEPLVEFMSSGPVVALIVEGERVIEGVRALAGPTDPIAAAPGSIRGDYGVIVRENLIHASDSEESAEREVKIFFPGRG; encoded by the coding sequence GTGAGCCAGCGCACCCTCGTCCTCCTCAAGCCCGACGCCGTCCGTCGAGGCCTGACCGGCGAGATCATCAGCCGTATCGAGCGCAAGGCCGGCTGGCGGATCACGGCGCTGGAGCTGCGCACCCTGGACCGTGCCACGCTGGAGCAGCACTACGCCGAGCACGTGGGCAAGCCGTTCTACGAGCCGCTGGTGGAGTTCATGTCCTCCGGTCCCGTCGTCGCGCTGATCGTCGAGGGCGAGCGGGTCATCGAGGGCGTCCGGGCGCTCGCCGGCCCGACCGACCCGATCGCCGCCGCGCCTGGCTCCATCCGCGGCGACTACGGCGTCATCGTCCGGGAGAACCTGATCCACGCCTCCGACTCCGAGGAGTCCGCCGAGCGCGAGGTGAAGATCTTCTTCCCGGGCCGGGGCTGA
- the mreC gene encoding rod shape-determining protein MreC, whose amino-acid sequence MRDTKESRLLLVLLVAIAFALITVDIRGGRNSPVDGARQAAAAVFGPVENGLSSAVDPVGNAVSAIRDSGNRHDRLARLEKENAALKAKLGSDDRNRSRLNQLDKMLKLAGEGQYGIKGAQVIAIGAAQGFSWTITIDAGANDGIKRDMTVLNGDGLVGRVTTVGPDTSTVLLANDPDFTVGTRMEGSDELGFASGQGDRPLRVELLNAKAEVKKGDRLVTFGSEADKPFVPGVPVGVVSRVEPSNGGLTRTVYVTPYVGFSKLDIVGVVVQAPKKDPRDEVLPAKPKPVPTPTVTVTVTPSANANDTTGQQQ is encoded by the coding sequence GTGAGGGACACGAAAGAGAGCCGGTTGCTCCTGGTCCTGCTGGTCGCCATCGCGTTCGCGCTGATCACGGTGGATATCCGCGGGGGCCGGAACTCCCCGGTCGACGGCGCCCGGCAGGCCGCGGCCGCGGTGTTCGGCCCGGTCGAGAACGGGCTGTCCTCGGCGGTCGATCCGGTCGGCAACGCCGTCTCCGCGATAAGGGACTCCGGCAACCGGCACGACCGGCTCGCCAGGCTGGAGAAGGAGAACGCGGCTCTCAAGGCGAAGCTCGGCAGCGACGACCGCAACCGCAGCCGGCTGAACCAGCTCGACAAGATGCTGAAGCTCGCCGGCGAGGGCCAGTACGGCATCAAGGGCGCCCAGGTCATCGCCATAGGAGCGGCGCAGGGCTTCTCCTGGACCATCACCATCGACGCGGGCGCCAACGACGGCATCAAGCGCGACATGACCGTCCTCAACGGCGACGGACTGGTCGGCCGCGTCACCACCGTCGGCCCCGACACCTCCACGGTGCTGCTCGCCAACGACCCCGACTTCACGGTCGGCACCCGCATGGAGGGCAGCGACGAACTCGGCTTCGCCTCCGGGCAGGGCGACCGCCCGCTGCGCGTGGAACTGCTCAACGCCAAGGCGGAGGTGAAGAAGGGCGACCGCCTCGTCACCTTCGGCTCCGAGGCCGACAAGCCGTTCGTGCCGGGAGTGCCGGTCGGCGTGGTCTCCCGCGTCGAGCCCTCCAACGGCGGCCTGACCCGCACGGTGTACGTCACCCCGTACGTCGGCTTCAGCAAGCTCGACATCGTCGGCGTGGTCGTCCAGGCCCCCAAGAAGGACCCGCGCGACGAAGTCCTGCCGGCCAAGCCCAAACCGGTCCCGACACCGACGGTGACCGTCACGGTGACCCCCTCGGCGAACGCGAACGACACGACCGGCCAGCAGCAGTAG
- a CDS encoding rod shape-determining protein: MSFIGRDMAVDLGTANTLVYVRGRGIVLNEPSVVAINTNTGGILAVGAEAKKMIGRTPGNIVAVRPLKDGVIADFEITERMLRYFILKIHKRRYLARPRVVVCVPSGITGVERRAVIEASSQAGARQVHIIEEPMAAAIGSGLPVHEATGNMVVDIGGGTTEVAVISLGGIVTAQSIRVAGDELDNAIIQYIKKEYSLLLGERTAEQIKITIGSAYDLDTDEHTEVRGRDLVSGLPKTVVISAAEVRKAIEEPVNAIVDAVKTTLDKCPPELSGDIMDRGIVLTGGGALLRGLDERLRRETGMPIHIAEDPLDSVALGSGKCVEEFEALQQVLDAQPRR, translated from the coding sequence ATGTCGTTCATCGGCCGTGACATGGCTGTCGACCTCGGGACCGCCAACACGCTGGTGTACGTCAGGGGTCGCGGAATCGTACTCAACGAGCCGTCCGTCGTCGCGATCAACACCAACACGGGTGGGATCCTCGCAGTCGGTGCCGAAGCGAAGAAGATGATCGGCCGGACGCCCGGCAACATCGTGGCGGTCCGCCCGCTGAAGGACGGCGTGATCGCCGACTTCGAGATCACCGAGCGCATGCTCCGCTACTTCATCCTGAAGATCCACAAGCGGCGGTATCTGGCTCGTCCGCGGGTCGTCGTCTGTGTGCCCTCGGGCATCACGGGCGTCGAGCGCCGCGCCGTGATCGAGGCGTCCTCCCAGGCGGGTGCGCGCCAGGTGCACATCATCGAGGAGCCCATGGCCGCGGCCATCGGCTCCGGGCTGCCGGTCCACGAGGCCACGGGCAACATGGTGGTGGACATCGGCGGCGGCACCACGGAGGTCGCGGTCATCTCGCTCGGCGGCATCGTCACCGCCCAGTCCATCCGCGTCGCGGGCGACGAACTGGACAACGCGATCATCCAGTACATCAAGAAGGAGTACAGCCTTCTGCTGGGTGAGCGCACGGCCGAACAGATCAAGATCACGATCGGTTCGGCGTACGACCTCGACACCGACGAGCACACCGAAGTCCGCGGCCGGGACCTGGTGTCCGGCCTGCCGAAGACCGTGGTCATCTCGGCCGCCGAGGTCCGCAAGGCGATCGAGGAACCGGTCAACGCGATCGTGGACGCCGTCAAGACGACCCTCGACAAGTGCCCGCCGGAGCTGTCCGGCGACATCATGGACCGAGGAATCGTTCTGACCGGCGGCGGAGCCCTGCTGCGCGGGCTCGACGAGCGGCTGCGCCGGGAGACCGGCATGCCGATCCACATCGCCGAGGACCCCCTGGACAGCGTCGCGCTCGGCTCCGGCAAGTGCGTCGAGGAGTTCGAGGCGCTCCAGCAGGTCCTGGACGCCCAGCCGCGCCGATGA
- a CDS encoding DUF4233 domain-containing protein gives MRTLCSSTLIGEFFVIGFAGLVAMKDPGLSVSTVWLVSGIAMLLCVLLCGMVTRPGGVALGWALQIALIASGVFVPTMYFMGAVFAGLWWASVHFGRKVDEAKARFAAQAESGSSTPDAV, from the coding sequence ATGCGTACGCTGTGCTCCTCCACCCTGATCGGCGAGTTCTTCGTCATCGGCTTCGCGGGGCTCGTCGCGATGAAGGACCCGGGCCTGTCGGTCTCGACGGTGTGGCTGGTCAGCGGCATCGCCATGCTGCTGTGCGTGCTGCTGTGCGGCATGGTGACCCGGCCCGGCGGGGTGGCCCTCGGCTGGGCCCTGCAGATCGCCCTGATCGCCTCCGGCGTCTTCGTCCCGACCATGTACTTCATGGGCGCGGTGTTCGCCGGGCTGTGGTGGGCATCGGTGCACTTCGGTCGGAAGGTGGACGAGGCGAAGGCCAGATTCGCCGCCCAGGCGGAGTCCGGCTCCTCCACACCTGACGCTGTGTGA
- a CDS encoding valine--tRNA ligase → MTENAQQQPPAPATELPTQYAPADVEGPLYERWVERGYFEADEKSDKPPYTIVIPPPNVTGSLHLGHAFEHTLIDALTRRKRMQGYETLWQPGMDHAGIATQNVVERELGKEGKSRHDLGREAFVERVWQWKAESGGQISGQMRRLGDGVAWSRERFTMDEGLSQAVQTIFKRLYDDELIYRAERIINWCPRCLTAISDIEVEYQDDDGELVSMKYGDGDDTIVVATTRAETMLGDTAVAVHPDDERYKHLVGKLIRLPLTDRSIPVVADTHVDPEFGTGAVKVTPAHDPNDFEIGQRHDLPSITVMDEHAVITVHGPFQGMDRLEARSAIVAALRAEGRIVAEKRPYVHSVGHCSRCKTTIEPRLSMQWWVKVGPLAKAAGDAVRDGRVRIHPQEMEKRYFDWVDNLHDWCISRQLWWGHRIPVWYGPNGEVVCVGPDDEAPTGEGWHQDTDVLDTWFSSGLWPFSTLGWPEQTESLAKFYPNSVLVTGYDILFFWVARMMMFGLYAMDGTPPFHTIALHGMVRDQFGKKMSKSFGNAVNPLDWMDKYGSDALRFTLARGANPGVDVPIGEDWVQGSRNFANKIWNATRFALMNGATVEGELPDASKMSATDRWILSRLNSVVAEVDAYYDDFQFAKLSDALFHFAWDEVFDWYVELSKTVFQAGGEPAEVSKRVLGEVLDVTLKLLHPVVPFVTETLWTTLTGGESLVIAEWPSDSGFRDRAAEQEIETLQSVITEVRRFRADQGLQPGQRVPARLTLDGTALAPHEAAIRQLLRLQPEGENFTATATLPVAGAEVALDLSGTIDVAAERKRLAKDLAAAEKEKAQATAKLGNEAFLAKAPENVVDKIRTRLAKAEEDITRIQAQLEKLPQA, encoded by the coding sequence GTGACCGAGAACGCTCAGCAGCAGCCACCCGCGCCCGCCACCGAACTGCCGACCCAGTACGCGCCGGCCGATGTAGAGGGGCCGCTGTACGAGCGCTGGGTAGAGCGGGGCTACTTCGAGGCGGACGAGAAGAGCGACAAGCCGCCGTACACGATCGTCATCCCGCCGCCGAACGTCACGGGCAGCCTGCACCTCGGGCACGCCTTCGAGCACACCCTCATCGACGCCCTGACGCGCCGCAAGCGCATGCAGGGCTACGAGACGCTGTGGCAGCCCGGCATGGACCACGCCGGCATCGCCACGCAGAACGTCGTCGAGCGCGAGCTGGGCAAGGAAGGAAAGTCCCGGCACGACCTCGGCCGTGAGGCGTTCGTCGAGCGCGTCTGGCAGTGGAAGGCCGAGTCCGGCGGGCAGATCTCCGGGCAGATGCGCCGCCTCGGCGACGGCGTCGCCTGGTCCCGTGAGCGCTTCACCATGGACGAGGGCCTCTCCCAGGCCGTCCAGACCATCTTCAAGCGCCTCTACGACGACGAGCTGATCTACCGCGCCGAGCGCATCATCAACTGGTGCCCGCGCTGCCTGACGGCCATCTCGGACATCGAGGTCGAGTACCAGGACGACGACGGCGAGCTCGTCTCCATGAAGTACGGCGACGGGGACGACACCATCGTCGTCGCCACCACCCGCGCCGAGACGATGCTCGGTGACACCGCCGTCGCCGTCCACCCCGACGACGAGCGCTACAAGCACCTGGTCGGCAAGCTCATCAGGCTCCCGCTGACCGACCGCTCCATCCCGGTCGTCGCCGACACCCACGTCGACCCCGAGTTCGGCACCGGCGCCGTCAAGGTCACCCCGGCCCACGACCCGAACGACTTCGAGATCGGCCAGCGGCACGACCTGCCGTCCATCACCGTGATGGACGAGCACGCCGTCATCACCGTCCACGGCCCCTTCCAGGGCATGGACCGCCTGGAGGCCCGCTCGGCGATCGTCGCCGCGCTGCGCGCCGAGGGCCGGATCGTCGCCGAGAAGCGGCCGTACGTCCACTCCGTCGGCCACTGCTCGCGCTGCAAGACCACCATCGAGCCGCGCCTGTCGATGCAGTGGTGGGTCAAGGTCGGCCCGCTGGCCAAGGCCGCCGGCGACGCCGTCCGCGACGGCCGCGTCAGGATCCATCCGCAGGAGATGGAGAAGCGGTACTTCGACTGGGTCGACAACCTCCACGACTGGTGCATCTCGCGGCAGTTGTGGTGGGGCCACCGCATCCCGGTCTGGTACGGCCCGAACGGCGAGGTCGTCTGCGTCGGACCCGACGACGAGGCCCCGACCGGCGAGGGCTGGCACCAGGACACCGACGTCCTCGACACCTGGTTCTCCTCGGGCCTGTGGCCGTTCTCCACCCTCGGCTGGCCCGAACAGACCGAGTCGCTCGCGAAGTTCTACCCGAACTCCGTCCTGGTCACCGGCTACGACATCCTCTTCTTCTGGGTCGCCCGGATGATGATGTTCGGCCTGTACGCGATGGACGGCACCCCGCCGTTCCACACCATCGCGCTGCACGGCATGGTCCGCGACCAGTTCGGCAAGAAGATGTCGAAGTCCTTCGGCAACGCGGTCAACCCGCTGGACTGGATGGACAAGTACGGCTCCGACGCGCTCCGCTTCACCCTCGCGCGCGGCGCCAACCCGGGCGTCGACGTCCCGATCGGCGAGGACTGGGTCCAGGGCTCCCGCAACTTCGCCAACAAGATCTGGAACGCCACCCGCTTCGCGCTGATGAACGGCGCCACGGTCGAGGGCGAGCTGCCGGACGCGTCGAAGATGTCGGCGACGGACCGCTGGATCCTCTCCCGCCTGAACTCCGTCGTCGCCGAAGTCGACGCCTACTACGACGACTTCCAGTTCGCCAAGCTGTCGGACGCCCTGTTCCACTTCGCGTGGGACGAGGTCTTCGACTGGTACGTCGAGCTGTCCAAGACGGTCTTCCAGGCGGGCGGCGAGCCGGCCGAGGTCTCCAAGCGGGTCCTGGGCGAGGTCCTGGACGTCACCCTGAAGCTGCTGCACCCGGTGGTCCCGTTCGTCACGGAGACCCTGTGGACGACGCTGACGGGCGGCGAGTCCCTCGTCATCGCCGAGTGGCCGAGCGACAGCGGCTTCCGCGACCGGGCCGCCGAGCAGGAGATCGAGACCCTCCAGTCGGTCATCACCGAGGTCCGCCGCTTCCGCGCCGACCAGGGCCTCCAGCCCGGCCAGCGCGTCCCGGCCCGCCTGACGCTCGACGGTACGGCCCTCGCCCCGCACGAGGCCGCCATCCGCCAGCTGCTGCGCCTGCAGCCGGAGGGCGAGAACTTCACGGCCACGGCCACCCTGCCGGTCGCCGGCGCCGAGGTCGCGCTCGACCTCTCCGGCACGATCGACGTGGCCGCCGAGCGCAAGCGCCTCGCGAAGGACCTTGCGGCCGCGGAGAAGGAGAAGGCCCAGGCCACGGCCAAGCTCGGCAACGAGGCGTTCCTGGCCAAGGCCCCGGAGAACGTGGTGGACAAGATCCGCACGCGGCTCGCCAAGGCCGAGGAGGACATCACCCGCATCCAGGCCCAGCTGGAGAAGCTGCCGCAGGCGTAA